GACCGTCGGGGATCGTAAAGGAGAACATCGCGCCCTCGCCGGGGACGGAGTCGACGCGGATCTCGCCGCCGTGGCGTTCGACGATGCGTTTGCACATCGCGAGGCCGATCCCCGAGCCCTCGTGCTCGTCGGCCGCGTGGAGGCGCTGGAAGAGGCCGAAGATGCGCTCTTGCTCGTCGGGGGCGATGCCGATCCCCCCGTCGCGCACCGCGATCAGCCACCGCGCCCCCGCGCGCTCGGCCGAGACGTGTACCCGCGGCGGCCCGTCGGCGTATTCGAGCGCGTTGCCCACGAGGTTCTGGAACACCTGCCGTAGCTGACCCGCGTCGCCCTCGACGGTGGGGAGGGGAGCGGCGACGACCTCGGCGCCGGTCTCCCCGATCTTCACCCGCAGGTCCGCGAGCGCCTCCGCGAGCACGCCGTCGAGGTCGACCGACTCGAACGGCTCGCCCTGCGTCTCCACGCGGGAGTACGCGAGCAGGCCCTCGACGGTCGCGCGCATGCGGTCGGCGCCGTCGACGGCGTACCCGAGAAACTCCCGGCCGTCGGCGTCCAGTTCGTCCCCGTACCGCCGGTCGAGCAACTGGAGGTAGCTCGACACCATCCGCAGGGGCTCTTGCAGGTCGTGGCTGGCGGCGTAGGCGAACTGTTCGAGGCGCTCGTTCGAGCGCTCTAGCTGGGTCACCGCGGCTTCGAGTTGCGCCTGCGTCCGTCGCAGTTCCTCGTTTCGCCGCTCGACCTCGTGGGCCCGCTTCAGCGTCTCGTTCTGCCGTTCGAGTCGCCGCGCGTGCGTGGTCGCCCGGGCCTCGTGGACGCCGACCAGCAGGCCGGCGACGGAGCCGGTAGCGAGCGAGACCTCGATCGTCCCGAGCGCGAAGTCGACGCTCACGCCCGGGTGGAGCACCCTGAGGACGATGACGGCGAACATCACGGCGACGCCGCCGACCCCCCACGCCACGATGCGCGCGTGGAGGTCGGTGTCGATGTCGCTGTCGGGTAACCACCGCCCGATGTACACCAGCGCGAGCCCCGGGCCGCCGATCAACACGAGGTCGAGGGCGACCCGGAGGGCCAGCCCCTCGTCGGCGAGTCCGCGCGCCGTCTGGCCCACCGCGATTGTGATCGACAGGAGCCCCAGCGCGGCGATGAGGTGGGGCCAACGGAACATCCTCCGCCGGTACGCGGTATCGGAGTATCAACTCCTCGGTCCGGGCCGACGAGGGCCGTTCTGACGTGTCGACGGCCCGACGCCGCCGGGGGCGGGCCGCTCAGTCGTCGACGGACGCCGCGGGAGCCGTCGGTTCGGGCTCCTCGG
The Salinilacihabitans rarus DNA segment above includes these coding regions:
- a CDS encoding sensor histidine kinase, giving the protein MFRWPHLIAALGLLSITIAVGQTARGLADEGLALRVALDLVLIGGPGLALVYIGRWLPDSDIDTDLHARIVAWGVGGVAVMFAVIVLRVLHPGVSVDFALGTIEVSLATGSVAGLLVGVHEARATTHARRLERQNETLKRAHEVERRNEELRRTQAQLEAAVTQLERSNERLEQFAYAASHDLQEPLRMVSSYLQLLDRRYGDELDADGREFLGYAVDGADRMRATVEGLLAYSRVETQGEPFESVDLDGVLAEALADLRVKIGETGAEVVAAPLPTVEGDAGQLRQVFQNLVGNALEYADGPPRVHVSAERAGARWLIAVRDGGIGIAPDEQERIFGLFQRLHAADEHEGSGIGLAMCKRIVERHGGEIRVDSVPGEGAMFSFTIPDGPGPFPFPAPTSG